The sequence GCGCCCGCTCCGTCTTGAGGTTCGCCTTGTAGAGCGTGGCCACGTCGGTGAGCAGGATGATTTGCAGGTACGCCATGAAGAGCAGGTCCGCGGGCAGCGCCACCAGGCCGAAGACGCCGCTGACGCCGCCCACCATGCCCGCGAGGTTCTTCTTCTCGTCGATGAGGCGCTGGGCCAGTTCCTTCGGCGGAGTGTTGGGGTAGCGCTTCTCCAATTCGGCCACCCGCACGCGGGCGCGCGCTACCTCCGCGTGGATGATGTCCGACAGCTTCGTCGAGCCGAGCTTCTTCATCTCGCTCGGCGTCAGCTTCTTCATGAAGGCCAGCCGCTCGGCCACGCTGTCGTAGAAGCCCATCCGTCTCTCCTCCTGCAGTCCCGCCTGTCCTCTAATAACCCCGCTCGGACAGGTAGAGGTCCACCAGCGCGCCCTCTTCGTACCAGGCGTGCCGCATCTCCACGTTGAACCAGCGCGAGTCCGGCTTCGCCCCGCGCACCTCCAGCTTCACCTGGTTGGGCGAAGTGTCGATGACGGCCGCGCGCGCCTTGCACGCAGCACCGGGCTCCTCGCCGTAGCCACCCTCCAGACACACCTCGTCGCCCACCGACAGTCGCCGGGTGTACTCGGTGGCGAGGTACAGGGCTTCATCACACGCGGAGCGCGCGCTGGATTTGCCATGTGCCTGACAGCGGTCCTTCGGCGGAGCCTTCACGACGGGGATGGTCGCGTAGATGGGGTCCTCGTCGTTGGGGTTGGGACGGAACGGGCCAATGGCCGTGCATCCCGAGAGCACCAGCGCGAGCGCACCGGCTGCCGTCCACATCCGCCTCATCGTGATTACGCCTCCGGGGCCTTCACGCCCCTCCATTAAGGATGGGCGGAGCATGGCAAAAGGACCCCGGTGGGGCAAAGCGACGTGGGGTACCGCTCAGGCGGAGCGCCGCTGGGGGCCCGGAAGCTCCTCGTGGACGCCGGGGACGATGCGATTCTTTCCGTCCACGAACACCACGGTGGGCTTCCAGCCGGCGAGCTCCGCCTCCTCCACCTCGGCGAAGGTGGCGATGATGACGAGGTCGCCGGGCTGGTTGAGGTGCGCGGCCGCGCCGTTGATGCAGATGACGCCGCTGCCCGAGGGGCCCTCGAGCGCGTACGTCTCCAGGCGCGTGCCCCGGGTGACGTTCCAGATGGCCACCTTCTCGTAGGGCAGGATGTCGGCGGCGCGCAGCAGGTCCACGTCAATGGTGACGGAGCCCTCGTAGTCCAGGTCAGCCTGGGTGACGGTCGCGCGGTGGATCTTGGACTTGAAGAGGATGCGGCGCATGGCGGAAGTCCGGAGGCCCTTGGAAGAGGACGACTCACCGTAACGTCAAGGGCGCCCCGGGACAACCCCGCGGTTCAGTCCTCGCTGCCTGCAGTGCAAGCAGGCGTCATTTCACGAAGTTCAGGAGCTGACTCAGGTTGAGCGGCACGGACTGCGCGTCCGAGGTGAGCTGCCCGTCCAGCTTCACCTGCGCGCTGCCGCCCGAGCGCAGCGCCATGGCCGCCGAGGCCACGTTCAGCAGATTGACGGTGAGCGGCAGCGTCACCTGCTTCGTCCCGCTGCCATCCAGCAGGCCCAGGTTGCCTGTGGACAGGTTGCCCACATTCGCGCCTGCCACCTTCAGCGCGCCTGTGATTCCGGCCACGGGGAGGGGGAAGCTGTTGCGGTTCTTGATTTCGAGGGGGAACTCGATGGTGGCGCTGGTGCCGCTGATGCCCTTGATGCGGGGCGACTGGAAGGAGACCTGCGGAATCTTGGGCACCTCGAAGGCGCCCTCCTTCGACAGGGGGAAGTTGAGCACGCCGATGGGCGTCCGGATGCCCACGCTGCCCTCGGCCTTGTAGTTGGCCTTGTCCTTGTTGAGGAACGTCTCCACCACCGGGACGATGTCCGCGAACTTCACGTTGGCGGGGAACACCAGTTCGCTCTTGCCGTTGGACTTGAGCTGCAGGCCCTTCTTCGGCTTGCCGGCCACCACCTGCTTCCCCTCGACGGAGAAGGCGTAGTCCACCGAGGCCAGGTCCAGCCCGAAGCCGTTGGGGTTGTTCACCTCGTACACGAGGTCCACCGTGGCGTCGGACAGCGACGCGCTGGAGAGGCGGGCCGTCTTGAAGGTGAGGGTGGGCTTCTTGAAGGCCCCCTTCAGCAGGTTCTGAAGGGCGGCACAGCCCGTCAGCGTGGTGAAGGAGAGGACGGCCAGGACGAGGAGGGCGCGTTTCATCTTGGGCATGGGCGTGTCACCAGACGGCCGCGTTCTATCCCGGATTCAATCGCCGCGTGCGGCAGGGAAGATGGGGCCTGTAGC comes from Pyxidicoccus parkwaysis and encodes:
- a CDS encoding LEA type 2 family protein, producing the protein MPKMKRALLVLAVLSFTTLTGCAALQNLLKGAFKKPTLTFKTARLSSASLSDATVDLVYEVNNPNGFGLDLASVDYAFSVEGKQVVAGKPKKGLQLKSNGKSELVFPANVKFADIVPVVETFLNKDKANYKAEGSVGIRTPIGVLNFPLSKEGAFEVPKIPQVSFQSPRIKGISGTSATIEFPLEIKNRNSFPLPVAGITGALKVAGANVGNLSTGNLGLLDGSGTKQVTLPLTVNLLNVASAAMALRSGGSAQVKLDGQLTSDAQSVPLNLSQLLNFVK
- the panD gene encoding aspartate 1-decarboxylase; the encoded protein is MRRILFKSKIHRATVTQADLDYEGSVTIDVDLLRAADILPYEKVAIWNVTRGTRLETYALEGPSGSGVICINGAAAHLNQPGDLVIIATFAEVEEAELAGWKPTVVFVDGKNRIVPGVHEELPGPQRRSA
- a CDS encoding EcsC family protein; translated protein: MGFYDSVAERLAFMKKLTPSEMKKLGSTKLSDIIHAEVARARVRVAELEKRYPNTPPKELAQRLIDEKKNLAGMVGGVSGVFGLVALPADLLFMAYLQIILLTDVATLYKANLKTERARGEMLDLFGYANGLGPLHRAGPKVMGKLAAMLLEKGGMHTLGRAMPLVAAPITAYFNNQHIQMVGEQAVRFYEGFDKAHAKAKAQRQKATGS